Proteins co-encoded in one Spirosoma endbachense genomic window:
- a CDS encoding carboxypeptidase-like regulatory domain-containing protein, which yields MKKTALLFLISLILIVAGCKTQNGYSPGSDAGYATGKVLDTRGNPISDAKIMATNTLCANTHLVGTTDANGNYKIKIPAGVWKMSAEIDRTYYGHQFQLSLHPDHPEVFTGQDGVICNFEWRLYGPKVGQTDRFYGGEVKISKSKKSRINDLENIVFTFIPVSPRIDGSAGQPETITCGPRGTQDYARFPDLPIGQYRISARYRPTGQRIYLRNNAGGTYLADGSVTAGFSGNKKSDSCINCMTLEFRD from the coding sequence ATGAAAAAGACGGCTCTTCTGTTTCTGATAAGCCTTATACTGATCGTTGCAGGCTGCAAAACCCAGAATGGTTATTCACCCGGATCAGACGCGGGCTATGCTACTGGCAAGGTGCTCGATACGCGGGGAAACCCTATTTCAGACGCTAAAATTATGGCGACCAATACTCTTTGTGCCAACACCCATCTGGTAGGCACAACGGATGCCAATGGAAATTATAAGATCAAAATTCCAGCTGGTGTCTGGAAGATGTCCGCTGAAATTGACCGTACGTACTACGGTCATCAGTTTCAACTATCGCTCCACCCCGACCATCCCGAAGTTTTCACGGGGCAGGACGGCGTCATCTGCAACTTTGAGTGGCGCCTTTATGGGCCTAAAGTTGGTCAAACCGATCGCTTTTACGGCGGTGAGGTAAAGATTAGCAAAAGCAAAAAAAGCCGGATTAATGACCTGGAAAACATTGTCTTTACCTTCATCCCGGTCAGTCCGCGAATTGACGGCTCAGCCGGTCAGCCCGAAACCATAACCTGCGGCCCTCGCGGCACGCAGGATTACGCCCGTTTCCCGGATTTACCGATTGGCCAGTACCGGATTTCGGCCAGATACCGCCCAACCGGGCAGCGCATCTATCTCCGCAATAACGCTGGTGGCACGTATCTGGCCGATGGCTCTGTAACCGCCGGATTCAGTGGGAATAAAAAATCTGACTCCTGCATAAACTGTATGACACTGGAATTCAGAGATTAG
- a CDS encoding glycoside hydrolase family 130 protein, translating into MKDYKLRRLSDQPILKTSDVKPSVDGFEVLGAFNPAACLVGDEVILLLRVAEAPPRKEGFIVVPLIEELNGVPELAIKEFNEPAEPYDPRVVTLNGKVYLTSLSHLRIARSRDGIQFTIDEKPFLFPARMDESFGVEDARITFLEGKYWITYTAVSEHGPGVGLAITTDFKTVERIGMILPPPNKDVALFPQRINGKYMLLHRPMVSDIGKPSIWLAESEDGIHWGNHRFLFGGRGLADNPFAWEGAKIGAGPEPILTDEGWLLCYHGADPTHSYSLALALLDKNDPAKVLDRSDAPMLTPELLWEREGFFPNVVFSNGWIRWPDGRIWVYYGAADSGVGVAELVRE; encoded by the coding sequence ATGAAAGATTATAAACTTCGTCGATTATCTGACCAGCCGATTCTAAAGACAAGTGATGTTAAACCCTCTGTTGACGGATTTGAGGTACTTGGCGCATTTAATCCCGCAGCCTGTCTTGTTGGCGATGAGGTCATTTTGCTGTTACGCGTTGCCGAAGCACCCCCCAGAAAAGAAGGATTCATAGTAGTGCCACTTATCGAAGAACTAAATGGCGTTCCGGAGTTGGCAATAAAAGAGTTTAATGAGCCAGCAGAACCCTACGACCCACGAGTGGTTACGCTCAATGGTAAAGTCTATCTGACCTCATTAAGCCATTTGCGAATTGCCCGCAGTCGCGATGGCATTCAGTTTACAATCGACGAAAAGCCCTTTTTATTCCCGGCCCGAATGGATGAATCATTCGGTGTAGAAGATGCCCGTATTACGTTTCTGGAGGGTAAATACTGGATTACGTATACGGCCGTGTCTGAACATGGTCCGGGCGTTGGGTTAGCGATCACAACCGACTTTAAAACTGTTGAGCGCATTGGTATGATTTTACCTCCGCCCAACAAAGATGTCGCCCTTTTTCCGCAACGTATCAACGGTAAATACATGCTTCTGCATCGTCCAATGGTTTCTGATATCGGCAAACCATCCATCTGGCTGGCAGAATCGGAAGACGGCATCCATTGGGGCAATCACCGCTTTTTGTTCGGAGGTCGGGGCCTGGCCGATAATCCGTTTGCCTGGGAAGGCGCCAAAATTGGTGCCGGGCCGGAGCCGATTTTAACCGATGAGGGCTGGCTCCTGTGTTATCATGGTGCCGACCCAACCCACTCCTACTCGCTGGCTCTGGCATTGCTCGACAAAAACGATCCGGCTAAAGTGCTCGACCGCTCCGATGCTCCTATGCTAACGCCGGAACTCCTCTGGGAACGCGAAGGCTTTTTCCCCAATGTCGTCTTTTCAAACGGGTGGATACGGTGGCCTGATGGACGGATCTGGGTCTACTACGGTGCAGCCGATTCGGGTGTTGGCGTAGCCGAATTGGTGCGGGAATAA
- a CDS encoding aldo/keto reductase, producing the protein MQYRKLGNSNLNISVITFGAWAAGGWMWGGTEKKEAIRAIRASYDAGVTSIDTAPIYGQGLSEEIVGEAIKDIPRDNVQLLTKYGMRWDLPRGDFAMKSKNTDGKPIDIYKYAGKESIIKECEDSLKRLRTDYIDLYQIHWPDKTTPIQETMEAVSLLIEQGKVLYAGVCNYHADQLAEASRYMNLVSDQVPYSMVKRSIEKEDLPYCREHNLSILAYSPLERGLLTGKMKPGYTFAPDDHRGSLYFFTDENLRRVNAFLETITPLARDKQVTIGQLVLKWTIEQPGITIALVGARNEKQALENAAAADVELTPLEIEFITSQLNELTLIK; encoded by the coding sequence ATGCAATACCGGAAATTAGGAAATTCAAATCTTAACATTTCAGTCATTACGTTTGGAGCCTGGGCCGCCGGTGGCTGGATGTGGGGTGGTACCGAAAAAAAAGAAGCGATTAGAGCCATTCGAGCCTCGTATGATGCGGGTGTAACCTCCATCGATACCGCGCCAATCTATGGTCAGGGGCTTAGCGAAGAAATTGTTGGTGAGGCTATTAAAGATATTCCCCGTGACAATGTTCAGCTGCTCACCAAATATGGAATGAGATGGGATCTGCCTCGTGGCGACTTTGCCATGAAAAGTAAAAATACGGACGGTAAGCCCATTGATATTTATAAATATGCCGGGAAAGAAAGCATCATTAAAGAGTGTGAAGATAGCCTGAAAAGGTTGCGTACCGATTACATTGACCTTTACCAGATACATTGGCCCGACAAAACAACCCCTATTCAGGAAACGATGGAAGCGGTTTCGCTGCTTATCGAACAGGGAAAAGTACTGTATGCTGGGGTTTGCAACTACCATGCCGACCAACTGGCAGAAGCGTCCAGATATATGAATCTGGTTTCTGATCAGGTGCCCTACAGCATGGTAAAGCGTAGCATTGAAAAAGAGGATTTACCCTATTGTAGAGAACATAACCTATCGATTCTTGCCTATAGTCCACTGGAACGGGGTTTATTAACGGGCAAAATGAAGCCAGGCTATACATTTGCACCAGACGACCACAGAGGCTCATTGTATTTTTTCACAGACGAAAACCTACGGCGAGTCAATGCCTTTCTTGAGACAATCACTCCACTTGCCAGAGACAAACAGGTGACAATTGGTCAATTGGTTTTGAAATGGACTATTGAGCAGCCAGGAATTACTATTGCACTCGTTGGTGCCCGAAATGAAAAACAGGCGCTGGAAAATGCTGCTGCCGCCGATGTAGAGCTAACCCCCTTAGAGATAGAGTTCATTACCAGTCAGTTAAATGAATTGACATTAATCAAGTAG
- a CDS encoding sensor histidine kinase, whose product MKPVNDRWVRVSGIGLLLLLDLYSTQTFVQPFGLATLKAVLEFVILTTMTWEVNRWILVLFRKWFPLLSQTKKRILLVLPVCWIATILIDWLDMSVINATGFHAPYPPASFLNTLPGALIWSVLIVGVQEAVYYFARLLKAEKETEALKKENLQTQLESLKQQVSPHFLFNSLNTLSYLIGDDAKQAEKFLDELSKVYRYLLRNNENELTNLATEMQFIRSYFHLLKTRYGDSLHLQLAIEPRYEAYLLPSLTLQLLLENAVKHNIIHKTQPLTVQIMTKSDGQLTVKNNLQKKTQHMPSTRIGLANIAAKFRLLNQCEIIVEETEHEFAVTIPLMSN is encoded by the coding sequence TTGAAACCAGTCAACGATCGATGGGTACGCGTCAGCGGTATTGGCCTGTTGTTGCTGCTTGATCTGTATTCAACCCAGACCTTTGTTCAGCCATTTGGCCTGGCGACACTCAAAGCTGTGCTTGAATTTGTGATCCTGACGACGATGACCTGGGAAGTCAATCGGTGGATTCTTGTGCTATTCAGGAAATGGTTTCCGCTGCTGTCTCAAACCAAAAAGCGGATTCTATTAGTGCTTCCGGTTTGCTGGATAGCCACGATCCTGATTGACTGGCTAGACATGTCGGTGATCAATGCTACGGGCTTTCATGCACCTTATCCACCCGCATCGTTTCTTAATACCCTGCCCGGCGCTTTGATTTGGAGTGTATTGATTGTGGGCGTTCAGGAAGCGGTCTATTATTTTGCCCGACTCCTGAAAGCCGAAAAAGAGACCGAAGCACTGAAGAAAGAAAACCTGCAAACGCAACTGGAGAGTCTCAAGCAGCAGGTTAGTCCGCACTTTCTGTTCAACAGTCTCAATACGCTGTCGTATCTGATTGGTGATGATGCCAAACAGGCGGAGAAGTTTCTGGATGAGCTTAGTAAAGTATACCGTTATCTACTCCGTAATAATGAAAATGAGCTAACGAATCTGGCAACAGAAATGCAGTTTATCCGGTCGTATTTCCATCTGCTCAAAACCCGATACGGCGATAGCCTTCATTTACAACTGGCCATAGAACCGCGTTACGAGGCTTATTTACTGCCTTCACTAACGCTGCAATTACTGCTCGAAAATGCGGTCAAGCACAATATTATTCATAAAACCCAACCACTGACGGTTCAGATCATGACCAAGTCGGATGGCCAGCTTACCGTAAAAAATAACCTCCAGAAGAAAACCCAGCATATGCCTTCGACCCGGATAGGTCTGGCCAATATTGCGGCAAAATTCCGGCTCCTCAATCAGTGCGAGATTATTGTCGAGGAAACGGAGCATGAATTTGCGGTAACCATCCCGCTTATGAGCAATTAA
- a CDS encoding winged helix-turn-helix transcriptional regulator: protein MRKLSSTNYFNQTFLEEKCALNELIHMLSKRWLTEVLFSIEEGNNRFSSIKEDLKLISDNVLADRLKLLEQYKLINRNDNFREVPARVEYSLTSIGEKLSEILDVLCKFSENEMEFPS from the coding sequence ATGAGAAAGTTAAGCTCCACTAATTATTTCAATCAAACATTTCTTGAAGAAAAATGTGCTTTGAATGAGCTTATTCATATGCTAAGCAAACGGTGGTTAACCGAAGTATTATTTAGTATAGAAGAAGGGAATAACCGATTTTCAAGTATAAAGGAAGATCTAAAACTAATTAGTGACAATGTGCTGGCCGACCGCTTAAAATTACTGGAGCAATATAAGCTGATTAATAGGAATGATAACTTTCGTGAGGTTCCTGCCAGAGTAGAATATTCATTAACGTCAATAGGCGAAAAATTGAGCGAAATACTGGACGTATTGTGTAAATTTTCAGAAAATGAAATGGAATTTCCCTCCTGA
- the recJ gene encoding single-stranded-DNA-specific exonuclease RecJ, producing MIAQPPPTPKRWITKPFPDSGEQQAAIRSLAQSLNVSPSLSALLVQRSVHTFDEARTFFRPEIGHLHDPFEMKDMDRAIMRLQMAMLPERQEKILIYGDYDVDGTTSVALVYGFLKKYHPTIDYYIPDRYKEGYGISLQGIQWAAENGFSLIIALDCGIKSIERVAEAKALGVDFIICDHHRPGTELPDAAAVLDPKREDCPYPYKELSGCGVGFKLLQAFCLYKEIEMDELYPYLDLVVVSIASDIVPLTGENRVLAYYGLKYINSTPRTGLKALIKIAGFSRELDITNLVFGLGPRINAAGRIQHAKAAVQLLLAESEEEADDFAMAINKHNNSRREFDTSITEQALAMIRQSESMMSAKTTVLYDASWHKGVIGIVASRCIEHFHRPTIILTQSHDKAAGSARSVPGFDVYEAIEECADLLEQFGGHTFAAGMTMSVENIDAFRQKFEEVVSRKITEEHLTPLIDIDLPLDFSEINDKLVRIVKQMGPFGPHNLQPVFMTEDVYLASDPIIMKEKHLKVSLRQGRSGHTLTAIGFGFAHLADQLRRGEPFSVCYQVEQNFYNGNVSLQLMLKDIRC from the coding sequence ATGATAGCCCAACCGCCACCTACCCCCAAACGATGGATCACCAAACCCTTTCCTGATTCGGGGGAGCAACAGGCAGCTATCAGGTCATTAGCCCAATCACTTAATGTCAGTCCATCGCTGTCCGCTCTCCTGGTTCAGCGTAGCGTACATACCTTCGACGAAGCCCGGACGTTCTTTCGGCCCGAAATCGGTCATCTGCATGATCCCTTCGAGATGAAGGATATGGATCGGGCTATTATGCGACTGCAAATGGCCATGCTCCCCGAACGTCAGGAAAAAATCCTGATTTATGGCGACTACGATGTCGATGGCACGACCTCGGTGGCATTGGTTTATGGCTTTTTAAAAAAATACCACCCAACGATCGATTATTACATTCCGGATCGATACAAAGAGGGTTACGGCATTTCGCTGCAGGGTATTCAGTGGGCAGCAGAAAATGGGTTCTCACTGATTATTGCGCTCGACTGCGGTATTAAATCCATTGAGCGCGTGGCCGAAGCCAAAGCCCTTGGCGTCGACTTCATTATCTGCGATCACCACCGCCCCGGCACTGAATTGCCCGACGCGGCTGCGGTACTGGACCCCAAACGGGAAGACTGCCCGTATCCATACAAAGAATTGAGCGGGTGTGGCGTTGGCTTTAAGCTATTGCAGGCCTTCTGTCTTTACAAAGAGATTGAGATGGATGAGTTATATCCTTATCTTGATCTGGTTGTTGTCAGCATTGCGTCAGACATTGTGCCGCTTACGGGTGAGAACCGCGTGTTGGCGTACTATGGCTTAAAATACATTAACTCCACACCGCGTACCGGCCTGAAAGCCTTAATTAAAATAGCTGGGTTTTCGCGGGAACTGGACATTACGAACCTTGTATTTGGGTTAGGTCCCCGGATCAATGCCGCCGGACGAATTCAGCATGCCAAAGCTGCCGTACAGCTTCTGCTCGCCGAGTCAGAAGAAGAAGCGGATGACTTTGCGATGGCGATCAATAAGCACAATAACAGCCGACGCGAATTCGATACCAGTATTACGGAACAGGCTCTGGCAATGATTCGGCAAAGCGAGTCCATGATGAGCGCTAAAACAACCGTTCTCTACGATGCCAGCTGGCATAAGGGTGTTATTGGTATTGTAGCCTCCCGATGCATCGAGCATTTTCACCGCCCAACCATCATTCTAACGCAGTCGCACGATAAAGCCGCCGGCTCGGCTCGATCGGTGCCGGGTTTCGATGTTTATGAAGCCATAGAGGAGTGTGCCGATCTGCTCGAACAATTCGGCGGTCACACCTTTGCGGCTGGGATGACGATGTCGGTTGAGAATATCGACGCGTTTCGCCAAAAATTTGAAGAAGTGGTGTCCCGTAAAATCACGGAAGAACATCTTACTCCGCTTATCGACATTGACCTGCCGCTGGACTTCAGCGAGATTAACGACAAGCTGGTTCGGATTGTGAAACAGATGGGGCCATTTGGCCCGCACAATTTGCAGCCCGTATTCATGACGGAGGATGTGTATTTAGCCAGCGATCCGATTATCATGAAGGAAAAACACCTGAAAGTCAGCCTGCGCCAGGGCCGGTCGGGGCATACGTTAACAGCTATTGGTTTCGGGTTCGCTCATCTGGCCGATCAACTTCGTCGTGGAGAGCCTTTCTCAGTCTGTTATCAGGTCGAACAAAATTTTTACAACGGAAATGTATCGTTACAGCTGATGCTGAAAGACATACGATGCTAA
- a CDS encoding sialidase family protein: protein MNYLIYLLLYLFIHVQHRQTPSVNYSVAPGHLPVIIADDQGTMHLVYGRDSTIFYATASAPEFQFGAPVAVATLPDLVAGAKRGPQVAIAGQNVVITAVNREGDLFAYSMNRTTRKWSPAVRINDVPAVAKEGFQSVSGASDGTFHTVWLDLRDDKRNKIVGATSHDGGHSWSPNKVIYYSPDGTVCECCRVTVKARNNDVYVQFRNWLGGSRDLYLAHSTDGGLTYAPAQKLGTGTWKVKACPMDGGAVVVPKTGKPLTVWRRENTLYTCVPGEPEQAVATGRNITLAGEATAPVLAWDENGTVWIKIGGDLPAVLGKGQMPSLAVAGKTVVCAWESDGQVMMATKPLASN from the coding sequence ATGAACTACCTGATTTATCTGCTGCTGTACCTTTTTATCCATGTCCAACATAGACAGACACCGAGTGTTAACTACTCCGTTGCGCCCGGACATCTTCCTGTAATTATTGCTGACGACCAGGGGACGATGCATTTAGTGTATGGCCGTGATTCGACCATTTTTTATGCAACCGCCAGCGCTCCGGAATTTCAGTTTGGAGCACCAGTTGCTGTGGCTACCCTGCCCGATTTGGTAGCCGGTGCCAAGCGAGGTCCGCAAGTGGCAATTGCTGGCCAGAACGTCGTTATTACGGCCGTAAATCGGGAGGGCGATCTGTTTGCCTATTCGATGAATCGAACTACCCGTAAATGGTCCCCGGCCGTTCGTATCAATGATGTACCTGCCGTTGCTAAAGAAGGATTTCAGTCAGTATCCGGCGCTTCAGATGGCACTTTTCATACGGTTTGGCTCGATTTGCGCGATGATAAGCGTAATAAAATTGTAGGGGCGACATCGCACGATGGAGGACACAGTTGGTCGCCCAACAAGGTTATCTACTACTCCCCCGATGGCACGGTATGCGAATGTTGCCGCGTGACGGTCAAAGCCAGGAATAACGATGTCTATGTTCAATTTAGAAACTGGCTTGGCGGCTCGCGTGACCTTTACCTTGCTCATTCGACCGATGGTGGATTGACCTATGCACCCGCGCAGAAATTGGGCACCGGCACCTGGAAAGTAAAGGCTTGCCCAATGGATGGTGGCGCCGTAGTCGTGCCGAAAACGGGTAAGCCTCTTACGGTTTGGCGTCGCGAAAACACGCTGTACACGTGTGTCCCTGGTGAGCCGGAACAGGCCGTAGCAACTGGGAGGAACATAACCCTTGCCGGAGAAGCCACCGCACCCGTATTGGCCTGGGATGAGAATGGGACCGTATGGATAAAAATTGGTGGTGATTTGCCTGCTGTTTTGGGCAAGGGGCAGATGCCTAGTCTGGCTGTGGCGGGAAAAACGGTCGTGTGTGCCTGGGAGTCTGATGGTCAGGTAATGATGGCCACTAAACCACTGGCTTCTAACTAA
- a CDS encoding adhesin, with protein MIYQPTFDQDEDVLMLNPDPEAAAFEDDDEDDDFDGAEFDDLGSGAASGYGEADLADIEDEFSDDDLDLDEDLDDDSIDDDLDDDSME; from the coding sequence ATGATTTACCAGCCAACGTTTGATCAGGACGAAGACGTGCTGATGTTGAACCCTGACCCTGAAGCAGCCGCCTTTGAAGACGATGATGAGGACGACGACTTCGACGGAGCCGAATTTGATGACCTGGGCTCCGGGGCTGCCAGCGGTTACGGCGAAGCCGATTTAGCTGACATTGAAGACGAGTTCAGCGATGACGATCTTGATCTTGATGAAGATCTGGACGACGACAGCATTGACGACGATCTGGACGACGACAGCATGGAGTAG
- a CDS encoding Cif family virulence factor, with amino-acid sequence MKKLLIALVTLLQVAGTVAAQSTSALPTLASDYQALVGAERAFSAYTEREGVKAGFSKFLSPEAVVVLEGKFALGKPLYEKAPFLPGVLSWRPVHADIAASGDLGYTTGPFEVRPKTKTDTPVGFGHYTTIWQKNSTGTWEAIADVGIRHDDPKQPIADLIVPAVYNQKMQDKIDTVARRIELLDAELKLIKLAGSQSLRDAYQSAIGQNQPVRLYRAGHLPAIGPDALNVAETGTAPATYTLSRVAVASSGDMGIVYGYVEQQDKKGPFIRIWKRQPDSSWKVAHEVLDLP; translated from the coding sequence ATGAAAAAACTACTAATTGCACTCGTAACACTACTACAGGTGGCAGGTACTGTTGCTGCCCAATCGACGTCTGCACTGCCAACGCTTGCGTCTGATTATCAGGCCCTGGTAGGCGCTGAACGCGCCTTCTCTGCTTACACTGAACGGGAAGGTGTTAAAGCGGGCTTTTCTAAATTTTTATCGCCAGAGGCCGTTGTCGTGCTGGAAGGCAAGTTTGCGCTTGGTAAGCCGTTGTACGAAAAAGCACCCTTCCTGCCGGGTGTTCTTTCGTGGCGACCCGTTCATGCTGACATTGCTGCTTCGGGAGATTTGGGCTACACGACAGGTCCTTTTGAAGTGCGACCTAAAACCAAAACGGATACACCCGTTGGCTTTGGGCATTATACAACGATCTGGCAGAAAAATAGCACGGGCACATGGGAAGCTATTGCCGATGTTGGTATCCGGCATGATGACCCAAAACAACCAATCGCTGATCTGATCGTTCCGGCTGTCTATAATCAGAAAATGCAGGACAAAATTGATACCGTAGCCCGCCGGATAGAACTGCTTGATGCTGAACTGAAATTGATAAAACTGGCCGGAAGTCAATCATTACGAGACGCTTATCAGTCCGCTATCGGCCAAAATCAGCCCGTACGGCTTTATCGAGCCGGTCATTTGCCCGCCATTGGTCCCGACGCCCTGAATGTGGCCGAAACCGGAACGGCACCGGCTACCTACACACTTAGCCGGGTGGCCGTGGCCTCATCCGGGGATATGGGTATTGTGTACGGATACGTTGAACAGCAGGACAAAAAAGGGCCGTTTATACGCATCTGGAAACGACAGCCCGATTCGTCCTGGAAAGTAGCGCACGAGGTGCTGGATTTACCATAA
- a CDS encoding chorismate-binding protein — protein MQSDPVSTIVSATRPTEPHQRASQPSPTDFWETARTLGIPAALWRLPNQQDKHLIVSFDEILPRVSADLEELPAGFLISPFDNLNTDTETPARTLFLRADIQAAFSDNGQIQPVVITPGETAHRFQEVLAEQPKRRAARQPKPVKPTPIVDPAAEAQYLSNVAEAVEAMQRGEFRKVVLSRTKQLEFADAPNAVALFDKLCQKYPTAFVSAVSIPEKGQIWISATPERLVSVNADGIFQTNSLAGTQLAFEPDGTPKRPSEAMWSQKEIEEQALVSRYIIECFKKIRLREYLEEGPKTIIAGNLMHLGTTFTVDTQAVRYPQLGTVMLRLLHPTSAVCGTPRDVAFNFIRQHETHDRELYSGFLGPVNMNSDNTVLSSSDLFVHIRCMKLEGRMATLYAGAGLTEYSVPEREWQETEMKCQTLLSVISE, from the coding sequence ATGCAATCTGATCCCGTTAGTACGATAGTTTCAGCAACGCGCCCAACAGAACCGCATCAGCGGGCCAGTCAGCCCAGCCCGACTGATTTTTGGGAAACGGCTCGCACCTTAGGCATACCCGCAGCCCTTTGGCGTCTGCCCAATCAGCAGGACAAACACCTGATCGTATCCTTTGACGAAATATTACCTCGTGTTTCGGCCGATCTGGAAGAATTACCCGCCGGATTTCTTATTAGCCCATTCGATAACCTGAATACAGATACCGAAACGCCCGCCCGAACGCTGTTTCTACGAGCCGACATTCAGGCTGCTTTTTCGGATAATGGCCAGATTCAGCCTGTAGTCATTACTCCTGGAGAAACGGCCCATCGATTTCAGGAAGTGCTCGCGGAGCAACCGAAACGTCGCGCTGCCCGGCAGCCGAAACCAGTAAAGCCTACACCTATTGTCGATCCGGCAGCCGAAGCACAGTATTTGTCTAACGTTGCCGAAGCCGTTGAAGCCATGCAGCGGGGTGAATTCAGAAAAGTAGTCTTATCCAGAACGAAACAGCTGGAGTTTGCCGATGCACCCAATGCGGTTGCCTTGTTCGATAAACTCTGTCAGAAATATCCGACAGCTTTTGTTTCTGCGGTTTCTATTCCCGAAAAAGGGCAAATCTGGATCAGTGCAACGCCCGAACGATTAGTGAGTGTTAACGCAGATGGCATTTTTCAGACCAACTCGCTGGCAGGAACTCAGCTGGCTTTTGAGCCGGACGGAACCCCAAAGCGGCCATCGGAAGCGATGTGGTCGCAGAAAGAAATTGAAGAGCAGGCATTGGTAAGTCGCTACATTATCGAATGCTTTAAGAAAATTCGATTGCGCGAATACCTCGAAGAAGGGCCGAAAACGATCATTGCGGGTAATCTGATGCACCTCGGAACCACATTCACGGTCGACACACAGGCAGTGCGTTACCCACAACTCGGAACAGTGATGTTGCGGTTACTCCACCCCACATCGGCCGTCTGCGGTACCCCCCGCGATGTAGCTTTTAACTTTATCAGGCAACACGAAACCCACGACCGCGAGCTATATAGCGGTTTTCTGGGACCGGTCAACATGAACTCCGATAATACCGTATTATCATCCAGCGATCTGTTCGTTCATATTCGCTGTATGAAGCTGGAGGGCCGGATGGCAACTTTATACGCCGGAGCTGGCCTGACTGAATACTCGGTACCCGAACGCGAATGGCAGGAAACTGAAATGAAATGTCAGACGCTTCTTTCCGTAATCAGCGAGTAA
- a CDS encoding LytR/AlgR family response regulator transcription factor has protein sequence MNILIVEDEEMAAKKLIKTLASVEPTATVVGVTGSIWETVAWLQANGPGQASAPDLILMDIELADGQSFQIFKEIDVKCSVIFTTSYDEYAIKAFKVNSVDYLLKPIQADELEAALAKFHRLKAHYRSGSTGNALTMERLVQELHQKLQPKEYRQRFLVTYAHKLIAIDTQQIAYFFSDNKMNQFKTIDGRKMAIDYTLDELETMLDPRHFFRINRSFLISVSCVDQIQPYFGNRLALQLKPAIDKEAVVSREKLTPFKDWMGK, from the coding sequence ATGAATATCCTGATTGTTGAAGATGAAGAAATGGCTGCCAAAAAGCTCATTAAAACGCTGGCTTCCGTTGAACCAACAGCAACAGTAGTCGGTGTTACTGGCAGCATTTGGGAAACCGTTGCCTGGTTGCAGGCGAATGGTCCGGGTCAGGCCAGTGCACCCGATCTAATTTTAATGGATATCGAACTGGCTGATGGTCAAAGTTTTCAGATTTTCAAGGAAATCGATGTCAAATGCTCCGTCATTTTCACAACCTCCTACGACGAATATGCCATCAAAGCGTTTAAGGTAAATAGCGTCGATTATCTGCTTAAACCCATTCAGGCCGACGAACTGGAGGCCGCTCTGGCTAAATTTCATCGGTTAAAAGCACACTATCGGTCAGGCAGCACCGGCAACGCTCTAACGATGGAAAGGCTGGTCCAGGAGCTCCATCAGAAACTACAGCCCAAAGAGTACCGGCAACGGTTTCTGGTAACCTATGCTCACAAGCTGATCGCGATTGATACACAACAGATCGCTTACTTCTTCAGCGATAACAAAATGAATCAGTTCAAGACAATCGACGGTCGGAAAATGGCCATTGATTACACGCTCGACGAACTCGAAACAATGCTTGACCCCAGGCATTTTTTTAGGATCAACCGGTCCTTTCTCATATCCGTATCCTGTGTCGATCAGATCCAGCCATATTTCGGTAATCGGCTGGCGCTTCAGCTCAAACCCGCTATTGATAAAGAGGCCGTTGTGAGCCGGGAAAAACTGACTCCCTTTAAAGACTGGATGGGGAAATAG
- a CDS encoding DUF2141 domain-containing protein — protein sequence MLILLSAISLFLSGEDPVKSPKKANLKVDIQNVRTLKGAVYVALFRAGSNFPDGKPLDGKKIEATQKSVETTFSVEPGDYAVAVFHDENGNGQMDKRIFGIPKEPYGFSNNFRPTMSAPKFNDCKFSVGDAGKTISIKLN from the coding sequence ATGCTCATTTTGCTTTCAGCTATCAGCCTCTTTCTATCTGGCGAAGATCCGGTAAAATCGCCCAAAAAAGCTAATCTAAAAGTCGACATTCAGAATGTTCGTACATTGAAAGGCGCTGTATATGTAGCCTTATTTCGTGCCGGGAGCAATTTTCCGGATGGAAAACCGCTGGACGGAAAAAAGATTGAAGCCACTCAGAAGAGCGTTGAAACCACATTTTCGGTCGAACCCGGCGATTATGCAGTCGCGGTTTTTCACGATGAGAATGGGAACGGACAAATGGATAAACGCATATTTGGTATTCCCAAAGAGCCCTACGGATTTAGCAATAACTTTCGCCCAACCATGTCGGCCCCTAAATTTAATGACTGTAAATTCAGCGTTGGCGATGCCGGAAAGACGATCAGTATCAAGTTGAATTAG